A region from the Gavia stellata isolate bGavSte3 chromosome 12, bGavSte3.hap2, whole genome shotgun sequence genome encodes:
- the MUSTN1 gene encoding musculoskeletal embryonic nuclear protein 1 has protein sequence MSQPAPVKKKRPPVKEEDLKGARGNLSKNQEIKSKTYQVMKQCEQMGSAAPSIFSRDRTGGETVFEKPKEEPAKSVFG, from the exons ATGTCACAG CCAGCCCCTGTGAAAAAGAAGCGTCCTCCAGTGAAGGAAGAAGACCTCAAAGGAGCCAGAGGAAACCTTTCCAAAAACCAGGAAATTAAATCCAAAACCTACCAAGTGATGAAGCAGTGTG aacaaatgggctctgcagcaccctccATATTCAGCCGGGATCGGACAGGGGGTGAAACAGTCTTTGAGAAACCAAAAGAAGAGCCGGCCAAGAGCGTCTTTGGCTGA